Proteins from a single region of Candidatus Bathyarchaeota archaeon:
- a CDS encoding collagen-like protein, with the protein MNTLTTQNKKKLFATLTLTILVLSAVLAAIPLASAAPGITTPASGDPFNVGDEVTVSGGGAAPGTYVEVFWENTNPANLLAADYADGAGDYEIDVTIPLAPAGTHYLIVRDPTGTASVDIEVEPKITLSPTTGIPGDVVTVTGTGFSGSATLANRVITITFDGDTMTLTPSPTRSNTSGYFTCTFEVPDLAYGTYDVIADDADAAVDPADAAPFTIGATIALSPTSGPAGAVVTVSGRGFTKVAGTGLTFTIGATPVVEVTPIVTLADGTFTGSIIIPSLTAGPQTVSANDGTYTATATYTISTGAVTTITLTPTTGPQGFTVTISGVRFTAIAGEVVTVTFGAITVGSFVTTASGSFSGTFVVPNLPTGSYTVTATDENALVATKPFTVTNIFVGLTPSSGPTGTVVTVAAYGFTAGHPARISISNINFTGFTTTDLLAGTVTFIIPQVTAGAKTVTITDLTSSEYTTATFTVTAAATATLSPAAQAKGYDVVLTITNFPAGADFTATLSGANSFEELIFDDTTNSTGAFVDTFTVDTAWAIGSYTMTIVTDDSTFTLTLPFAIVTPVININTAATTYNQGDTLSFIATSNLVITGTVTIYDPSARPYDILVIAITTPYGINFICPQRLTQSPLSSDAEIGNWTWEANFGDVTANGVFEVEPKPLPEQGPQGETGPAGPAGPAGATGPAGPAGATGPAGPQGPAGATGAQGPKGDTGATGAQGPAGPAGADGKDAEFVGGPSMPVASLALAVVALIIGLLAAFVAFTLRKKIAV; encoded by the coding sequence ATGAATACCCTAACAACCCAAAACAAGAAAAAACTTTTCGCAACATTAACCCTGACAATTCTAGTACTATCAGCAGTTCTGGCAGCAATTCCACTAGCAAGCGCAGCTCCAGGAATAACAACACCAGCGTCAGGTGATCCTTTTAACGTTGGTGACGAAGTTACAGTTTCAGGCGGTGGCGCAGCTCCTGGTACCTATGTCGAGGTTTTCTGGGAGAATACTAACCCAGCGAATCTGTTGGCTGCAGATTATGCCGATGGAGCTGGTGATTACGAAATTGATGTGACAATCCCGCTTGCTCCCGCAGGCACTCACTACCTAATTGTTAGAGACCCAACTGGTACGGCATCCGTAGACATCGAAGTTGAACCAAAGATAACATTGAGTCCAACGACAGGCATCCCTGGTGATGTAGTCACTGTTACAGGTACTGGCTTCTCAGGCTCAGCTACCCTTGCAAACAGAGTCATAACAATCACCTTTGATGGCGACACAATGACTCTCACTCCAAGCCCCACAAGAAGTAACACATCCGGTTATTTCACATGCACTTTTGAGGTCCCTGACCTCGCTTATGGTACATATGATGTAATCGCAGATGACGCTGACGCAGCTGTAGACCCTGCAGACGCCGCTCCATTTACAATCGGCGCTACCATAGCGCTATCACCAACCTCAGGTCCAGCAGGAGCAGTTGTTACAGTCTCTGGTAGAGGCTTCACTAAAGTAGCAGGCACTGGACTGACATTCACAATAGGTGCAACTCCAGTTGTTGAAGTTACTCCCATAGTAACTTTGGCAGACGGAACATTCACCGGGTCAATCATCATTCCATCACTTACTGCTGGCCCACAAACTGTTTCAGCAAATGACGGTACATATACCGCCACAGCTACCTACACAATATCTACTGGAGCAGTAACAACAATTACTTTAACTCCAACCACTGGTCCACAAGGCTTCACAGTTACAATTAGTGGTGTACGCTTTACCGCAATTGCAGGCGAGGTCGTAACAGTAACATTCGGCGCAATTACAGTTGGATCATTCGTGACTACCGCTTCAGGCTCTTTCTCTGGAACATTTGTGGTTCCAAACCTGCCGACAGGTTCATACACAGTAACAGCCACTGACGAGAATGCACTAGTAGCTACTAAGCCTTTCACAGTAACAAACATCTTCGTTGGATTAACACCTAGCTCAGGTCCAACAGGCACAGTAGTTACAGTTGCAGCTTATGGATTCACCGCTGGTCATCCCGCTAGAATATCGATCTCAAACATAAACTTCACCGGCTTCACAACCACAGACTTGCTTGCAGGTACAGTAACATTCATTATTCCACAAGTAACCGCAGGCGCAAAGACAGTAACAATCACAGACCTCACTAGTAGCGAATACACTACAGCAACCTTTACCGTAACAGCAGCAGCAACAGCAACTCTCAGCCCAGCAGCGCAAGCAAAAGGATACGACGTAGTCTTGACAATCACAAACTTCCCAGCTGGCGCAGACTTTACAGCAACGCTCAGCGGAGCAAACAGTTTCGAAGAATTAATCTTCGATGATACAACTAATTCCACTGGAGCTTTCGTGGACACATTCACCGTTGATACTGCATGGGCTATAGGCTCCTACACAATGACAATAGTCACAGACGATTCAACCTTCACACTCACATTGCCCTTCGCAATCGTAACACCAGTCATAAACATTAACACAGCAGCAACAACATACAACCAAGGCGACACACTCTCCTTCATTGCAACAAGCAATCTGGTAATCACAGGCACTGTTACAATATATGACCCAAGCGCACGCCCCTACGATATATTGGTCATCGCGATTACTACACCATACGGAATCAACTTCATATGTCCTCAACGCTTAACACAATCACCACTATCAAGTGATGCTGAAATCGGCAACTGGACATGGGAAGCAAACTTCGGCGATGTTACAGCTAACGGCGTATTCGAAGTCGAACCAAAGCCATTACCAGAACAAGGTCCACAAGGTGAAACAGGTCCAGCCGGTCCAGCCGGTCCAGCAGGTGCTACAGGTCCAGCCGGTCCAGCAGGTGCTACAGGTCCAGCCGGTCCACAAGGTCCAGCAGGCGCTACAGGTGCACAAGGTCCAAAAGGTGACACTGGTGCAACTGGTGCACAAGGTCCAGCCGGTCCAGCAGGCGCAGACGGTAAAGACGCAGAATTTGTGGGTGGTCCATCAATGCCAGTTGCTTCACTAGCATTGGCAGTTGTTGCACTCATAATTGGTCTGTTAGCAGCATTTGTTGCTTTCACTCTCCGCAAAAAAATAGCAGTCTAA
- a CDS encoding type II toxin-antitoxin system VapC family toxin, whose protein sequence is MVILDTSVMVDVSRKKKYALDLIASYQEKERVSTTIITQYEMLRGAPESYINYITDLLNRFVILDFGTDALDETVKIYKKLKERGTLINELGIMIAGIAATSNQTLITKDKDFLNLESDKIIVLQKR, encoded by the coding sequence ATGGTCATATTGGACACTTCAGTAATGGTTGATGTATCACGAAAGAAAAAATATGCCCTAGACCTCATAGCGTCGTATCAAGAAAAAGAGCGAGTCTCAACTACGATAATTACTCAATATGAAATGCTCAGGGGCGCCCCAGAATCGTACATCAACTACATCACAGACCTCTTAAACAGGTTTGTAATTCTTGATTTTGGAACCGATGCTTTAGATGAGACAGTCAAAATATACAAGAAACTCAAGGAAAGGGGTACACTGATAAACGAGTTAGGCATTATGATTGCTGGAATTGCAGCGACAAGCAATCAGACTCTCATAACCAAAGACAAAGACTTCCTAAATCTTGAAAGCGACAAGATAATTGTACTTCAAAAAAGATAA
- a CDS encoding antitoxin VapB family protein: MVKIISISDEVYEDLSRMKNGKSFTELLKTLISECTNKGDPKSILTFLDANEPLSDEAADAILATSEKGRKSASARKSASFA; this comes from the coding sequence ATGGTAAAAATCATCTCAATATCCGACGAAGTCTACGAAGACCTCTCTCGAATGAAAAACGGCAAATCCTTCACCGAACTCCTAAAAACTCTCATCTCCGAATGCACAAACAAAGGCGACCCAAAAAGCATACTTACCTTTTTGGATGCTAACGAACCCCTAAGCGACGAAGCCGCAGACGCAATACTGGCTACATCTGAAAAAGGTCGAAAGAGTGCATCCGCCCGAAAATCTGCTTCTTTTGCGTGA
- a CDS encoding S8 family serine peptidase: MAHRNIIAAVLVLTVLLSSLAITVVPVGLANLVDVIIGFTNQPDLELIEKSGGEIHDVYSIIPAVHASLPKTAVGTLSKNPEIAYIQTDNKIEADAQIMPWGVERVNAPQAWAQSTGSGVKVAVLDSGVGPHDDLTVYGGYDFVNNDADPRDDFGHGTMVAGIIAAKSNSIGVVGVAPDAEIYAVKIIDSNGDGSLSRAILGIEWAVNNSMDIISMSWSLNDFPPLLSAVRAAYNSGILLVGSAGNTGNSQIAFPAKYDEVIAVSATDENNVRASFSSVGSQVELAAPGVNIYSTYLNNGLGVGNGTSMSAAFVSGVAALVWAKNPSLSNVEVRQILQETAVDLQPIDGKDRDIYYGFGLVDAYAAVLAALGFVGVDFSWSPSTVHAGDIVNFVVFGQLDGLVEYAWDFGDGTQAKFNVSYAVHTFFVSGSFNVNLTVSNAFGSVNSTVKNVVVLGVEPSPSPTPSATPTPVPTVQPTATPSPTPTPTATAAPTQTPKQTTTPPIENGSNAFYLLVVCVLVALAILVVLVVLRLKRK, translated from the coding sequence ATGGCGCATCGAAATATTATTGCAGCAGTTCTGGTTTTGACAGTTCTCTTAAGTTCGCTTGCTATTACCGTCGTTCCCGTTGGTTTAGCTAATCTTGTTGATGTTATCATTGGTTTCACAAATCAGCCAGACCTTGAGTTGATAGAGAAAAGCGGTGGCGAAATCCACGATGTTTACTCTATTATTCCAGCGGTGCACGCTTCTTTGCCCAAGACAGCCGTTGGAACGTTAAGCAAAAATCCCGAGATAGCTTACATTCAAACCGACAACAAAATAGAAGCAGACGCTCAGATAATGCCGTGGGGGGTTGAGCGTGTTAATGCGCCTCAAGCTTGGGCGCAAAGTACGGGTAGCGGAGTGAAAGTTGCCGTTTTGGATTCGGGTGTTGGTCCGCATGATGATTTGACTGTTTATGGTGGGTATGATTTTGTTAATAATGATGCTGATCCGAGGGATGATTTTGGTCATGGTACGATGGTTGCTGGGATAATTGCGGCTAAGTCGAATTCTATTGGTGTTGTTGGTGTGGCTCCTGATGCTGAGATTTATGCTGTGAAAATTATTGATAGTAATGGTGATGGGAGTTTGTCGCGTGCTATTTTGGGTATTGAGTGGGCAGTGAATAATAGTATGGATATAATTTCGATGAGTTGGAGTTTGAATGATTTTCCTCCTTTGCTTAGCGCTGTTCGAGCGGCGTATAACAGTGGAATTTTGCTTGTTGGTTCGGCTGGGAACACTGGTAATAGTCAAATTGCGTTTCCTGCTAAGTATGATGAGGTTATAGCTGTTTCGGCTACTGATGAGAATAATGTTAGGGCATCATTTTCTAGTGTTGGGTCGCAGGTTGAGCTTGCTGCGCCTGGTGTGAATATTTATTCCACTTATTTGAATAATGGTCTTGGAGTTGGTAATGGGACTTCTATGTCCGCGGCTTTTGTTTCGGGTGTTGCTGCATTGGTGTGGGCGAAGAATCCGAGTTTGAGTAATGTTGAGGTTCGGCAGATTTTGCAAGAAACGGCTGTTGATTTGCAACCTATTGATGGCAAAGATAGAGATATTTACTATGGTTTTGGTTTGGTTGATGCTTATGCAGCTGTTTTGGCGGCTTTGGGCTTTGTAGGGGTCGATTTTTCTTGGTCTCCTTCTACTGTTCATGCTGGTGATATTGTGAATTTTGTTGTTTTTGGGCAACTTGACGGTTTAGTTGAGTATGCTTGGGATTTTGGCGATGGGACTCAGGCAAAGTTTAATGTGTCGTATGCTGTTCATACTTTTTTTGTGAGCGGCAGTTTTAATGTGAATTTGACGGTTAGTAATGCCTTTGGAAGCGTAAACAGCACGGTTAAGAACGTTGTGGTATTAGGTGTTGAGCCATCGCCGTCTCCAACGCCGTCAGCGACACCGACGCCAGTGCCAACTGTTCAGCCGACAGCAACGCCTTCGCCGACACCAACACCGACTGCGACTGCGGCGCCTACGCAGACGCCGAAGCAAACCACAACTCCGCCAATAGAAAACGGTTCAAACGCATTCTATTTGTTGGTTGTGTGCGTCTTGGTAGCGTTGGCGATTCTTGTGGTCTTGGTGGTTCTGCGTCTTAAGCGCAAATAA
- a CDS encoding PRC-barrel domain-containing protein translates to MERTDKPLTRDALVSMQVIDAQGRLIGKVKDVAFAVGKMGISLTVENKEGEIQNIGWEEVQAASDFIILKPQQTAQSTYQPQQQQTAQTATQQSSQPLCPTCNRPLTWIPQYQRWYCYNDKKYV, encoded by the coding sequence ATGGAAAGAACAGATAAACCGCTGACCAGAGATGCACTTGTCTCAATGCAAGTAATCGATGCACAAGGACGCTTAATAGGAAAAGTAAAAGACGTTGCCTTCGCAGTTGGCAAAATGGGCATCTCACTAACAGTGGAAAATAAGGAGGGCGAAATCCAAAACATCGGCTGGGAAGAAGTTCAAGCCGCCTCAGACTTCATAATCCTAAAGCCACAGCAAACAGCACAGAGCACATACCAACCACAGCAACAGCAAACTGCCCAAACCGCGACGCAACAAAGCAGTCAACCGCTTTGTCCAACATGCAACAGGCCGTTGACGTGGATTCCACAATACCAGCGATGGTACTGCTATAACGACAAAAAATACGTTTAG
- the purC gene encoding phosphoribosylaminoimidazolesuccinocarboxamide synthase: protein MGSVKDLEVIQKPTQTTMGIGRFHFSDRYSVFDWGEMPDHIDAKGAALCLMGAYCFEQLEQLGVRTHYRGLVDSNGKAVRVAELKQPSSIMEVALVNVYKPKTSVVNSKIIYDYSAYTPALKNCLIPLEIIYRNGLPEGSSVFKRLQQGKVTLKDLGLDHQPKPGEQLAKPIFDVSTKLEETDRYVTWAEAQRIAGLSEQELSDIKAVLLKADETITEVASKAGLKNEDGKIELAFDEQRRLMVVDVVGTLDECRFTYEGVHVSKEVARQFYKKTSWYDHVEQAKKEAESQGIQDWKALSKSQPPKLDPKLKRIISQMYMATANEMASKRMFDSPKLATVVKEYTQYMSESA, encoded by the coding sequence ATGGGTAGCGTAAAAGACTTAGAAGTAATCCAGAAACCAACCCAAACCACCATGGGTATTGGCAGATTCCACTTTTCTGACCGCTACAGCGTTTTTGACTGGGGTGAAATGCCTGACCACATTGACGCTAAAGGCGCGGCACTGTGTCTTATGGGTGCTTACTGCTTTGAACAACTAGAGCAGTTAGGAGTTAGAACTCACTATAGAGGCTTAGTGGACTCAAACGGAAAAGCGGTTAGAGTTGCAGAACTAAAGCAGCCCTCCAGCATCATGGAAGTGGCTCTGGTTAACGTTTACAAACCAAAAACAAGCGTGGTCAATAGCAAAATAATCTACGACTACAGTGCATACACACCTGCCCTCAAAAATTGTCTCATTCCACTTGAAATCATCTACCGCAACGGTTTGCCCGAAGGCTCCTCAGTCTTTAAACGGCTACAACAAGGCAAAGTGACCCTGAAAGACCTTGGTTTAGACCACCAGCCAAAGCCAGGCGAACAGTTAGCCAAACCTATATTTGATGTTAGCACAAAGCTTGAGGAAACTGACCGCTATGTTACTTGGGCGGAAGCGCAGAGAATCGCTGGTTTATCAGAACAAGAATTGTCTGATATTAAGGCTGTGTTGTTAAAAGCTGATGAAACCATAACTGAGGTTGCCTCGAAAGCTGGCTTAAAAAATGAGGATGGCAAAATAGAGTTAGCCTTTGACGAGCAAAGGAGACTCATGGTCGTGGATGTGGTGGGAACGCTTGACGAGTGCAGGTTCACATACGAGGGTGTGCATGTCAGCAAAGAAGTTGCAAGGCAGTTTTACAAGAAAACAAGCTGGTATGACCACGTTGAGCAAGCCAAGAAAGAGGCGGAATCCCAAGGTATTCAGGACTGGAAAGCACTCTCCAAATCACAGCCTCCAAAACTTGACCCTAAACTTAAAAGAATAATCAGCCAAATGTACATGGCAACCGCAAACGAAATGGCAAGCAAGCGCATGTTTGACTCACCCAAGCTTGCTACTGTTGTTAAAGAATATACGCAATATATGAG